The following coding sequences lie in one Burkholderia cepacia genomic window:
- a CDS encoding DUF2071 domain-containing protein yields MPLMRYDNTFVYPSAGIAGRLANRIVASGPLLRARRALLSRLPFLQLASDVENVVYCTWIVDVAAVAHLVPRGVTLASRDGRTLFTTLTYAHRHFGPRLAGPLRRVFPSPLQSNWRLYVDALPDGKPAERTVLFVKNVFDHPLYALGSRLFSDALPSHLARRFTHEVRNGRYDTLLASGGGSAPDFRCTAEASDDRTLPTAFAPFFSDWRAAVASLSLQHAAIAHVADCDRLAHASIDLPIDIDAVRPLKTVGPIGGGDFLARIGATGEPMCFVVTDVAFRVLSERLL; encoded by the coding sequence ATGCCGCTCATGCGCTACGACAACACCTTCGTTTACCCGTCCGCCGGCATCGCCGGCCGGCTCGCCAACCGGATTGTCGCGAGTGGCCCGCTCTTGCGCGCACGCCGCGCGCTGCTGTCGCGGCTGCCGTTCCTGCAGTTGGCGAGCGACGTCGAGAACGTCGTGTATTGCACATGGATCGTCGATGTCGCCGCCGTCGCGCATCTCGTGCCGCGCGGCGTCACGCTCGCTAGCCGCGACGGCCGCACGCTGTTCACAACGCTCACCTATGCGCACCGGCACTTCGGCCCGCGTCTCGCGGGCCCGTTGCGGCGCGTGTTTCCTTCGCCTCTGCAGAGCAACTGGCGGCTCTACGTCGACGCGCTGCCGGACGGCAAGCCGGCCGAGCGCACCGTGCTGTTCGTGAAGAACGTGTTCGACCACCCGCTCTATGCGCTCGGCAGCCGGCTCTTCAGCGACGCGCTGCCGTCGCATCTGGCGCGGCGCTTCACGCATGAGGTGCGAAACGGACGCTACGACACGCTGCTGGCCAGCGGCGGCGGCAGCGCGCCGGACTTCCGCTGCACGGCCGAAGCGTCGGACGACCGCACGCTGCCCACCGCATTCGCGCCGTTCTTCAGCGACTGGCGCGCGGCCGTCGCATCCCTGTCGCTTCAGCACGCGGCCATCGCGCATGTCGCGGACTGCGACCGTCTGGCCCATGCATCGATCGATCTGCCGATCGACATCGACGCGGTCCGACCGCTGAAGACGGTCGGCCCCATCGGCGGCGGCGATTTCCTCGCGCGCATCGGCGCCACCGGCGAACCGATGTGCTTCGTCGTCACCGACGTCGCGTTCCGCGTATTGTCCGAGCGGTTGCTGTAG
- a CDS encoding serine hydrolase, whose translation MTDSLDRRRFLKTAFGSALGLGGLGMLQACGGDSVSADPLAPVSDARIAAAVAQLDPLVSALLGSSGVPGIAVAVVHGGKTLFAKGYGVCSTATGQPVDADTIFQLASVSKSIGATVVASQVGKGVVSWDTRMQQLMPSFALSDPSVTQSLTVADLYAHRSGLPEHVGDQLEELGFDRATVFNRLREIPLVGYRSHYAYTNIGLTAAAIGVANAAGIDWATLSEQAVYAPLGMTRTSSRYADYQASANHAVGHVPVNGVFVPVAAPRDADLQSPAGGVSSSVNDLARWMAMVLANGRAGGTQLIPAAALSPALSAQILIHPASADGAAAYYGYGFNVGTTADGGRPMVSHSGGFLLGAGTFFVLVPSLDIGIAVLTNTWPVGVAEAIGFAFLDLVQYGAQQRDWAAFAKEQTAPLTAPAGSLAGAAAPVSPAPPQALTAYAGTYGNDYYGPMTVSVVNNALVLTIGAGNVSFACTHWDGDTFAISPSGEMAPPGSKYALTFAGTPPTRVTAELFSDGGLNVFTR comes from the coding sequence ATGACCGACTCTCTCGATCGCAGGCGCTTCCTCAAGACGGCATTCGGCTCGGCATTGGGCCTCGGCGGCCTCGGCATGCTGCAGGCATGCGGCGGCGATTCGGTGTCGGCGGACCCGCTCGCGCCGGTGTCCGATGCACGGATCGCGGCGGCCGTCGCACAGCTCGATCCGCTCGTGAGCGCGCTGCTCGGCAGCTCGGGCGTGCCCGGCATCGCGGTGGCCGTCGTGCACGGCGGGAAGACGCTGTTCGCAAAGGGTTACGGCGTGTGCAGCACGGCCACCGGCCAGCCCGTCGACGCCGATACGATCTTTCAGCTTGCCTCGGTCTCGAAGTCGATCGGCGCGACGGTCGTTGCGTCGCAGGTCGGCAAGGGTGTCGTGAGCTGGGACACGCGGATGCAGCAGCTGATGCCGTCGTTCGCGCTGTCCGACCCGTCGGTCACGCAGTCGCTGACGGTCGCCGACCTGTATGCGCACCGTTCGGGGTTGCCGGAGCATGTCGGCGATCAGCTCGAGGAACTCGGGTTCGACCGGGCAACCGTGTTCAACCGGCTGCGCGAGATCCCGCTCGTCGGCTACCGAAGCCATTACGCCTATACGAACATCGGCCTGACAGCCGCGGCGATCGGCGTCGCGAATGCGGCGGGCATCGATTGGGCGACGCTATCGGAGCAGGCCGTTTATGCGCCGCTCGGGATGACGCGCACGAGCTCGCGATATGCGGACTACCAGGCGAGCGCGAACCATGCGGTCGGGCACGTACCCGTCAACGGCGTGTTCGTGCCGGTCGCCGCGCCGCGCGATGCCGACCTGCAATCGCCGGCGGGCGGCGTGAGCTCGTCGGTCAACGATCTCGCGCGATGGATGGCGATGGTGCTGGCCAATGGCCGCGCTGGCGGGACGCAACTGATCCCCGCCGCCGCGCTGTCGCCCGCACTGTCGGCGCAGATCCTGATCCACCCGGCGAGCGCGGACGGCGCCGCCGCGTACTACGGCTACGGCTTCAACGTCGGCACGACCGCCGACGGCGGGCGGCCGATGGTCAGCCACTCCGGCGGCTTCCTGCTGGGCGCCGGTACCTTCTTCGTGCTCGTGCCGTCGCTCGACATCGGCATTGCGGTGCTGACCAACACCTGGCCGGTCGGCGTGGCGGAGGCGATCGGTTTCGCCTTCCTCGACCTGGTCCAGTACGGTGCGCAGCAACGGGACTGGGCGGCCTTCGCGAAAGAGCAGACGGCCCCGCTGACCGCGCCGGCCGGGTCGCTGGCCGGTGCTGCCGCTCCCGTGTCGCCTGCGCCGCCGCAAGCGCTGACCGCCTATGCCGGCACCTACGGCAACGACTACTACGGACCGATGACGGTGAGTGTCGTCAACAACGCGCTGGTGCTGACGATCGGTGCCGGCAACGTGTCGTTCGCGTGCACGCACTGGGACGGCGATACGTTCGCGATCAGCCCGTCGGGTGAAATGGCGCCGCCCGGTTCGAAATATGCACTCACGTTCGCCGGCACACCGCCAACGCGCGTGACGGCCGAACTGTTCAGCGACGGCGGGTTGAACGTCTTCACCCGCTGA
- the deoC gene encoding deoxyribose-phosphate aldolase: MPLSNAQLAQTIDHTLLAPDASDAQIRELCRQAAEHRFYSVCVNSANVPLAARELADTGVLVCAVVGFPLGAGLSAAKAFEATAAIDAGAGEIDMVINLGALKSGRGDDVKADIAAVHRACGAVPLKVILETGLLTDDEKVRVCEMCRDLGVAFVKTSTGFGHGGATLADVALMRRTVGPALGVKASGGVRDRAAALAMLEAGATRLGTSSGVAIVTDQGGSGSGY; this comes from the coding sequence ATGCCGCTTTCCAACGCCCAACTCGCCCAAACCATCGATCACACGCTGCTCGCGCCCGACGCGAGCGACGCGCAGATCCGCGAACTCTGCCGCCAGGCGGCCGAGCATCGCTTTTACTCGGTCTGCGTGAATTCGGCGAACGTGCCGCTGGCCGCTCGCGAGCTGGCCGATACCGGCGTGCTCGTCTGCGCGGTGGTCGGCTTTCCGCTCGGCGCCGGGCTGTCGGCCGCGAAGGCATTCGAAGCCACCGCCGCGATCGACGCGGGCGCCGGCGAGATCGACATGGTCATCAACCTCGGCGCGCTGAAGAGCGGCCGCGGCGACGACGTGAAGGCCGACATCGCGGCCGTGCACCGCGCATGCGGTGCGGTGCCGCTCAAGGTAATCCTCGAAACGGGGCTGCTGACCGACGACGAGAAGGTGCGTGTGTGCGAGATGTGCCGCGATCTCGGCGTCGCGTTCGTGAAGACGTCGACCGGGTTCGGCCACGGCGGCGCGACGCTCGCGGATGTCGCGCTGATGCGCCGCACGGTCGGCCCGGCACTCGGCGTGAAGGCATCGGGCGGCGTGCGCGACCGCGCGGCCGCGCTCGCGATGCTCGAGGCCGGCGCGACGCGGCTCGGCACGAGTTCGGGAGTCGCGATCGTCACCGATCAGGGCGGCAGCGGGTCGGGGTATTGA
- the deoR gene encoding DNA-binding transcriptional repressor DeoR translates to METKKGERIKTLMNVLQGQNAIHLKEVAELFGVSEMTIRRDLADNPHGLSLIGGYVTRHFAAQRSDIGEYLISAENNRQTEEKRRIGKLAAQFVTTGDTIFVDCGSTTPFIVDFIPDDLEFTAVCNSLNVFAKLQQKPHCNVILCGGAYHRQNMVFESVAETGILDSVRVSKAFISAAGVSDRCGVTCFNFHEVDAKKKVMARAQNRFLLVDHTKFDEVRAAYFAELTDFNYVISDGQLSQRYETAIREHGIALVT, encoded by the coding sequence ATGGAAACGAAGAAGGGCGAACGGATCAAGACATTGATGAACGTGCTGCAAGGGCAGAACGCGATTCATCTGAAGGAAGTGGCCGAGTTGTTCGGCGTGTCCGAGATGACGATCCGCCGCGATCTCGCGGACAATCCGCACGGCCTCAGCCTGATCGGCGGTTATGTGACGCGCCATTTCGCCGCGCAGCGCAGCGACATCGGCGAATACCTGATCAGCGCGGAGAACAACCGGCAGACCGAGGAGAAGCGCCGCATCGGCAAGCTGGCCGCGCAGTTCGTGACGACCGGCGACACGATCTTCGTCGACTGCGGCTCGACCACGCCGTTCATCGTCGATTTCATCCCGGACGACCTCGAGTTCACGGCGGTCTGCAACTCGCTGAACGTGTTCGCGAAGCTGCAGCAGAAGCCGCATTGCAACGTGATTCTGTGCGGCGGCGCGTATCACCGCCAGAACATGGTGTTCGAATCGGTCGCCGAAACGGGCATCCTCGATTCGGTGCGCGTGTCGAAGGCATTCATCTCGGCGGCTGGCGTCAGCGATCGCTGCGGCGTCACATGCTTCAATTTCCACGAAGTCGATGCGAAGAAGAAGGTGATGGCGCGCGCGCAGAACCGCTTTCTGCTCGTCGACCACACGAAGTTCGACGAAGTGCGCGCGGCCTATTTCGCCGAACTGACCGATTTCAACTACGTGATCTCCGACGGGCAACTGAGCCAACGCTACGAAACGGCGATCCGCGAACACGGGATCGCGCTCGTGACCTGA
- a CDS encoding aldose 1-epimerase family protein has translation MRGEIELRRDDFREAPRTLYRTDGLTVTAFAYPSGVEALKLENRRGHLVVLPYLGQMIWAAEFDGHDLTMKHMFRQPKRATSIVDTYGCFMFHSGLLRNGCPGPDDTHALHGEMPCAPMDRASLVVGTDARGAIVEVTGEYEYVQGFGSHYVARPSVRLAERDAQMTIAMDVTNLGGTPMDLMYMAHLNYAYVPGGRFVQSLSRGGLRLRDSVPAHVKPTAAWRDYTATLAREPERLTTLDTPALYDPEIVFFMNGVETDADGVAHFRLTHPDGGAFHTAYRPGQFPHATRWILHNADQQVAAFALPSTCEPEGYEAERRKGHVATLAPGATRHFEVLTGYLSAAEARDA, from the coding sequence ATGCGAGGCGAGATCGAACTGCGGCGCGACGACTTCCGCGAAGCCCCGCGCACGCTGTACCGCACCGACGGCCTCACCGTCACCGCGTTCGCGTACCCGTCCGGCGTCGAGGCGCTGAAGCTCGAAAACCGCCGCGGCCATCTCGTCGTGCTGCCGTATCTTGGCCAGATGATCTGGGCCGCCGAATTCGACGGCCACGACCTGACGATGAAGCACATGTTCCGGCAGCCGAAGCGCGCAACATCGATCGTCGACACCTACGGCTGCTTCATGTTCCACAGCGGGCTGCTGCGCAACGGCTGCCCGGGGCCGGACGACACGCATGCGCTGCACGGCGAGATGCCGTGCGCACCGATGGACCGTGCGAGCCTGGTCGTCGGCACGGATGCGCGCGGCGCAATCGTCGAAGTGACCGGCGAATACGAGTACGTGCAGGGCTTCGGCAGCCACTATGTCGCGCGCCCGTCGGTGCGGCTCGCCGAACGCGACGCGCAGATGACGATTGCGATGGACGTGACGAATCTCGGCGGCACGCCGATGGACCTGATGTACATGGCCCACCTGAACTACGCATACGTGCCGGGCGGCCGCTTCGTGCAGTCGCTGTCGCGCGGCGGGTTGCGGCTGCGCGACAGCGTGCCCGCCCACGTCAAGCCGACCGCAGCGTGGCGCGACTACACGGCTACGCTCGCACGCGAACCCGAACGGCTCACGACGCTCGATACGCCCGCGCTGTACGACCCCGAGATCGTGTTCTTCATGAACGGCGTGGAAACGGACGCCGACGGCGTCGCGCATTTCCGGCTCACGCATCCGGACGGCGGTGCTTTCCACACAGCATATCGCCCCGGGCAATTCCCGCATGCGACGCGCTGGATCCTGCACAACGCGGACCAGCAGGTCGCCGCGTTCGCGCTGCCGTCGACCTGCGAGCCAGAGGGGTATGAAGCCGAACGCCGCAAGGGCCATGTCGCGACGCTTGCGCCGGGCGCGACACGACACTTCGAGGTGCTCACCGGCTACCTGAGCGCAGCGGAAGCACGCGATGCCTGA
- the fucP gene encoding L-fucose:H+ symporter permease gives MSRARIEHTPDGYYLNRTPLFAFTLLCCLFALWGTAANLNDVLIAQFKKSFFLSDFESAFVQSAFYLGYFFLAIPAATVVKKFSYKTTILVGLLLYTTGCLLFFPAASMAKYGMFLVALFVIAAGLSFLETASNSYSTLMGPRDTSTRRLNISQTFYPFGAMAGVYMGSLLIFKEGDASHAQLAAMSAAEAHVHQLAMIQATLEPYKWLIVVLVAVFIVFALTPYPACKGNGPGAVTHRIDARGTLARLFGNRRFVAGVVAQFLYVGAQVGVWSFTIRLAMQIGGLTERGASHYLLATFFAFFVGKLVATLVMKRVGPAKVLIVYGILCIALLAYTISVHNITAVYAAVCVSVFLGPCWPTIYGLTIDGLGKDTEYGGSILVMSIVGGAVVPLIQGLISDHTGGNMQLAFVVPLACFVVIVYYGFYCLRHLPAATPDAAADGRAPARYAASRNTSGA, from the coding sequence ATGAGCCGAGCCAGGATCGAACACACACCCGACGGCTATTACCTGAACCGCACGCCGCTCTTCGCGTTCACGCTGCTGTGCTGCCTGTTCGCGCTGTGGGGCACCGCCGCGAACCTGAACGACGTGCTGATCGCCCAGTTCAAGAAATCGTTCTTCCTGTCCGATTTCGAATCGGCATTCGTGCAGTCCGCGTTCTATCTCGGCTACTTCTTCCTCGCGATTCCGGCCGCGACCGTCGTGAAGAAGTTCAGCTACAAGACGACGATCCTCGTTGGCCTGCTGCTCTACACGACCGGCTGCCTGCTGTTCTTCCCCGCCGCGTCGATGGCGAAATACGGAATGTTCCTCGTCGCGCTGTTCGTGATCGCCGCGGGCCTGTCGTTCCTCGAAACGGCGTCGAACTCGTACTCGACGCTGATGGGCCCGCGCGATACCAGCACGCGGCGGCTGAACATCTCGCAGACGTTCTATCCGTTCGGCGCAATGGCCGGCGTCTACATGGGCAGCCTCCTGATCTTCAAGGAAGGCGACGCGTCGCACGCGCAGCTCGCGGCGATGTCGGCCGCCGAAGCGCACGTGCACCAGCTCGCGATGATCCAGGCCACGCTCGAGCCGTACAAATGGTTGATCGTCGTGCTCGTCGCCGTGTTCATCGTGTTCGCGCTCACGCCCTACCCGGCCTGCAAGGGCAACGGGCCCGGCGCGGTCACGCACCGGATCGACGCGCGCGGCACGCTCGCGCGCCTGTTCGGCAACCGGCGCTTCGTCGCGGGCGTGGTCGCGCAATTCCTGTATGTCGGCGCGCAAGTCGGCGTGTGGAGCTTCACGATCCGGCTCGCGATGCAGATCGGCGGCCTCACCGAGCGCGGCGCGTCGCACTACCTGCTCGCGACGTTCTTCGCGTTCTTCGTCGGCAAGCTGGTCGCAACGCTCGTCATGAAGCGCGTCGGCCCGGCCAAGGTGCTGATCGTCTACGGCATCCTGTGCATCGCGCTGCTCGCGTACACGATCAGCGTGCACAACATCACGGCCGTCTATGCGGCCGTGTGCGTAAGCGTGTTCCTCGGCCCGTGCTGGCCGACGATCTACGGCCTGACGATCGACGGTCTCGGCAAGGACACCGAATACGGCGGCTCGATCCTCGTGATGAGCATCGTCGGCGGCGCGGTCGTGCCGCTGATCCAGGGGCTGATCTCCGACCACACCGGCGGCAACATGCAGCTCGCGTTCGTCGTGCCGCTCGCGTGCTTCGTCGTGATCGTCTACTACGGCTTCTACTGCCTGCGCCACCTGCCGGCCGCAACGCCCGACGCAGCCGCCGACGGCCGCGCGCCGGCGCGCTACGCCGCGTCGCGCAACACGTCCGGAGCGTGA
- the rbsK gene encoding ribokinase, translated as METIAVIGSNMVDLVTYVARMPARGETLEAPNFELGCGGKGANQAVAAARLGARVVMVTKVGDDVFADNTIRNFEREGIDTTHVRKVAGVPSGVAPIFVEPDSSNSILIVKGANRHLKPADIDAAAPALAECALIVLQLEIELDTVYHAVDFGARHGIPVLLNPAPAVADLDFERIRSVEFFVPNETELAIVSGLPVDSRESATRAAEALVARGLKHVLVTLGSNGSLLVSRDGVRHVPGVPVDARDTTGAGDAYIGCFARCYARSRDAVDAMRYASAYAAHSVTGLGTQKSYADAATFERFLHDAGL; from the coding sequence ATGGAGACAATCGCCGTCATCGGCAGCAACATGGTCGACCTCGTGACCTATGTCGCACGCATGCCCGCGCGGGGCGAAACGCTCGAGGCGCCGAATTTCGAACTCGGCTGCGGCGGCAAGGGCGCGAACCAGGCCGTCGCGGCCGCGCGTCTCGGCGCGCGCGTCGTGATGGTCACGAAGGTCGGCGACGACGTGTTCGCCGACAACACGATCCGCAACTTCGAGCGCGAAGGAATCGACACCACGCACGTGCGCAAGGTCGCCGGCGTACCGAGCGGCGTCGCGCCGATCTTCGTCGAACCCGATTCGAGCAACAGCATCCTGATCGTCAAGGGCGCGAACCGCCATCTGAAGCCGGCCGACATCGACGCGGCCGCGCCGGCGCTCGCCGAATGCGCGCTGATCGTGCTGCAACTCGAAATCGAGCTCGACACCGTCTATCACGCGGTCGATTTCGGCGCGCGGCACGGCATCCCCGTGCTGCTGAACCCCGCGCCCGCAGTGGCCGACCTCGATTTCGAACGGATCCGCTCCGTCGAATTCTTCGTGCCGAACGAAACCGAGCTCGCGATCGTGTCGGGCCTGCCGGTCGATTCGCGCGAGAGCGCCACCCGCGCCGCCGAAGCGCTGGTCGCGCGCGGGCTGAAGCACGTGCTCGTCACGCTCGGCAGCAACGGTTCGCTGCTCGTCTCGCGCGACGGCGTGCGGCACGTGCCGGGCGTGCCGGTCGACGCGCGCGACACGACGGGCGCGGGCGACGCCTACATCGGCTGCTTCGCGCGCTGCTACGCCAGGTCGCGCGATGCCGTCGACGCCATGCGCTACGCATCCGCGTATGCCGCGCACTCCGTCACGGGCCTCGGCACGCAGAAGTCGTACGCCGACGCCGCGACGTTCGAACGCTTCCTCCACGACGCCGGCCTCTGA
- a CDS encoding HD domain-containing protein: MNDLTLTLRSSCDACFGTAAVWPLVERAYSEPQRFYHTLAHLVELFAHLAPYRAEPLWPAIELAVWAHDVVYATTLPDYSHNESHSAKWLVQVTHEHCAASWRHAHALHVSVAHDLVLATKSHRLPESFALDPALQRAGQLFLDADLAILAATPDRLREYDRAIAREWAQDPDAPSAAFRAGRKHALEHLREQTPLFRSAEFAALAPLAQRNLDTLIDAYA; the protein is encoded by the coding sequence ATGAACGACCTCACCCTCACACTGCGCTCATCCTGCGATGCCTGTTTCGGTACGGCCGCTGTCTGGCCGCTCGTCGAGCGTGCATACAGCGAGCCGCAGCGCTTCTACCACACGCTCGCACATCTGGTGGAACTGTTCGCGCATCTCGCGCCGTATCGTGCGGAACCGCTGTGGCCGGCGATCGAACTCGCCGTCTGGGCACACGATGTCGTCTACGCGACGACACTGCCAGATTATTCGCATAACGAATCACATAGCGCGAAATGGCTCGTGCAGGTCACGCACGAACACTGCGCGGCATCCTGGCGGCATGCACACGCATTGCACGTGTCCGTCGCACACGATCTCGTGCTCGCCACGAAGTCGCACCGGTTGCCCGAATCGTTCGCGCTCGATCCGGCGCTGCAGCGCGCCGGACAACTCTTTCTCGATGCCGATCTCGCGATCCTCGCGGCTACGCCCGACCGGCTGCGCGAATACGATCGCGCGATCGCACGCGAATGGGCGCAGGATCCCGATGCACCGTCGGCCGCCTTCCGCGCCGGTCGCAAGCACGCGCTCGAACACCTGCGCGAACAGACGCCGCTGTTTCGATCGGCGGAATTTGCGGCGCTCGCGCCGCTCGCGCAACGCAATCTCGACACGCTGATCGACGCATACGCGTAA
- a CDS encoding PhzF family phenazine biosynthesis protein — translation MMPYAFRLLNVFAESTFGGNPLCVFEDARGMDDATMQALAVQFNLSETTFVLPSEHAHARVRIFTPGYEMAFAGHPTLGTAHVVRDLLKTGDALSLEFKAGVVNVDARDDVWTFVAPHAGMPKTAPCELSDAQTAALLGLAEDDLLAPPVWVNTGADQLLVALKDPAAVRRARPDSARLDIWPPSSLGRKTAYVFAFDAERPGTVVSRYFFVKQGGGVSEDPGTGSACANLGGWLLAAGRDLPAAFQVEQGEAVGRPCLLRLSVGVAGAISVGGRVVELGRGVVNV, via the coding sequence ATGATGCCGTATGCCTTCCGCCTGCTGAATGTCTTCGCCGAATCGACGTTCGGCGGCAACCCGCTGTGCGTGTTCGAAGACGCGCGCGGCATGGACGACGCGACCATGCAGGCGCTGGCCGTGCAGTTCAACCTGTCGGAAACGACCTTCGTTCTGCCGTCCGAGCATGCGCACGCGCGGGTCCGCATCTTCACGCCGGGCTATGAAATGGCCTTTGCTGGCCATCCGACGCTCGGCACCGCGCATGTCGTGCGCGACCTGCTGAAAACGGGCGACGCGCTGTCGCTCGAATTCAAGGCCGGCGTCGTCAACGTCGACGCGCGTGACGACGTGTGGACGTTCGTCGCGCCGCACGCGGGCATGCCGAAGACGGCGCCATGCGAATTGTCCGACGCGCAGACGGCGGCACTGCTGGGGCTCGCCGAGGACGATCTGCTCGCGCCGCCGGTCTGGGTCAACACGGGCGCCGATCAACTGCTGGTCGCGCTCAAGGACCCCGCAGCCGTGCGGCGCGCACGGCCCGACAGCGCCCGCCTCGACATCTGGCCGCCCAGCAGCCTCGGCCGCAAGACCGCGTATGTGTTTGCATTCGACGCGGAACGCCCGGGGACGGTGGTGTCCCGTTACTTCTTCGTGAAGCAAGGCGGCGGTGTGTCGGAAGATCCGGGCACCGGGTCGGCCTGTGCGAACCTCGGTGGCTGGCTGCTTGCCGCCGGACGCGATCTGCCTGCCGCGTTTCAGGTCGAGCAAGGCGAAGCCGTCGGGCGGCCTTGCCTGCTGCGGTTGTCGGTCGGCGTGGCTGGCGCGATCAGCGTCGGCGGTCGCGTGGTGGAGCTCGGACGCGGCGTCGTCAACGTGTAA
- a CDS encoding NUDIX hydrolase yields the protein MVSDGNVSSNGGGQAALEAIVRGVEGFRIPAATDWPTAKQYLADNDGQWKFSAVLVAIVTRREPTILLTKRSSGLSEYSSQVSFPGGRPAEGDVGIGATALREAFEEIGLASGAVRVVGCLPIHKTRKRNHAIFPVIGIVPETAAWEAAPAEVEEIFEFPFSALLNPDLPRQYSDGERVGGWYWADQPQDIWGVTAFILKSLAGLALDAGHGERARLD from the coding sequence ATGGTTTCCGATGGAAACGTGTCGAGCAACGGCGGCGGGCAAGCTGCCCTGGAAGCGATCGTGCGTGGCGTGGAAGGCTTCCGGATTCCGGCCGCAACGGATTGGCCGACGGCGAAGCAATATCTTGCGGACAACGACGGGCAATGGAAATTCTCCGCCGTGCTGGTCGCGATCGTTACGCGGCGCGAGCCGACGATCCTGCTGACCAAGCGTTCGTCGGGGCTCAGCGAATACTCGTCGCAGGTGAGCTTTCCGGGCGGACGTCCGGCGGAGGGAGACGTCGGTATCGGCGCGACGGCGCTGCGCGAAGCGTTCGAGGAAATCGGCCTCGCGTCCGGCGCGGTTCGCGTGGTCGGGTGCTTGCCGATTCATAAAACCCGAAAGCGGAATCACGCGATCTTTCCCGTGATCGGCATCGTGCCGGAAACCGCCGCATGGGAGGCCGCGCCGGCCGAAGTCGAGGAGATTTTCGAGTTTCCGTTCTCCGCGTTGCTGAATCCGGACCTGCCGCGTCAGTACAGCGACGGCGAACGCGTGGGCGGCTGGTACTGGGCGGACCAGCCGCAGGACATTTGGGGCGTGACCGCGTTCATCCTGAAGTCGCTGGCCGGTCTGGCGCTCGATGCCGGGCACGGGGAGCGGGCCCGTCTCGACTAG
- a CDS encoding TetR/AcrR family transcriptional regulator, with product MAGRPREFDRDAALKQAMLVFWRRGYEGTSMSDLVEVMGIASARIYAAFGSKEALFQEAVMLYEQSDGSFADHALKETNVRAAIETMLHDAIATYTRRGRPHGCMVVSSATNYSASNEGVMTWLAEHRRARTQSILERLREALDQGQLKPGTDVDALADFYAALLHGISVQSRDGVTKDRLLASVGPAMLPLDLVLR from the coding sequence ATGGCAGGACGACCGAGGGAATTTGATCGCGACGCGGCCTTGAAACAGGCAATGCTCGTGTTTTGGCGGCGCGGTTACGAAGGCACGTCGATGTCCGACTTGGTCGAAGTCATGGGCATCGCATCTGCACGCATCTATGCCGCCTTTGGCAGCAAAGAGGCCCTGTTCCAGGAAGCCGTGATGCTCTACGAGCAAAGCGACGGCAGTTTCGCCGACCACGCCCTCAAGGAAACGAATGTCCGCGCGGCGATCGAGACCATGCTGCATGACGCGATCGCCACCTATACGAGGCGCGGCCGCCCCCATGGTTGCATGGTGGTCTCCTCGGCCACGAACTACTCGGCCAGTAACGAAGGCGTGATGACGTGGCTGGCCGAGCATCGGCGAGCCCGAACGCAATCGATCCTCGAGCGCCTGCGAGAAGCGCTGGACCAGGGCCAGCTCAAGCCTGGCACCGATGTCGACGCACTGGCCGATTTTTATGCCGCGCTGTTGCATGGCATTTCCGTCCAGTCCCGCGATGGCGTCACGAAGGATCGCCTGCTGGCATCCGTCGGACCGGCGATGCTGCCGTTGGATCTGGTGCTGCGCTAG